The sequence ACGTTTAGAAGCTTTCTTAACAAGTGTATTAGAGGATAAGGAAGCAACAATGGCAGGGTTGACCCCACCTCCCCCATCAGGAGGCTCGTCTTCACAAACATCCATATTATAAAGGggacaaacaacaaaaaagtaactattaaatattcaaaagatGACTTACCAAATGAAgcgaacaaaaaacaaaaaaaaaaaggagggTAGAAAATAGAAAGATAATATCTTTACCACGACCGACAAGAACACGTCAATAACCTTTGACAACCTCGGgtcgaaaaaaaacatatttagtcattggttgGAGATGTTCACGACTTGTCAATGTCATTCGATACAAATTTCAGAATGGGCGATCGGAtatctttacaaaaaaaaactgatatccATTTAAGCTTCATACATGTTGCAATTatagtaaatagtaattaaCACCGTCACGTCCGTCACCATATCTCTAGACATTTAGCAGCGTGTCAAgtggaaaattttattatagatcCAGCCTATGATATCATTGCAGCAGTGGTTCTTTGGGTTGAAGCTTGGCAAGACGGTTAcatctattgttttaaatttattttaccaaGTATAACCGCAACTTACTCTACAAACTGTCCAACCAAACGTAAACAGCGCCTAACCAAAGAGAAAAAGAGCTATggatttacttatttatttattttctaaaagttTTAGCCATACGATCTTACCTAACAGATCTCACCTCAATGcgctttataatatatgtgttgcattttctatgtatattgaaaattacaGAATTTCCATTTCGAGGTAATAACTAATAAGTACATGGCGCGTCCTTTCTAGATGATCAAAGCTGGTAAAACTATATTCATACACTTAAATACATAGTAAGGAAATAAACTGTCTAGAACTtagattttatatgaattatacatGATAATGAAATGTGCTAAGAACCCATTTTTCAATACGTATCCGAACGTTTTATCTTGGCGCTTCGTATTTACTTGAATCAAAATTTACGACACCAACATGGCGGATAAATCAGAaagtaagttttgtttataatttcttaCTTGATTTGCCGTAATTTGTGTCTAAAAATATGTCGTCTgtcaataatataatgaataattccTTAGCAGTAATTTTTGAAATGATGAACTCACCTATAGTGCTtcacaattttgaattttaattgggTTCGCAAGattcaaaatttgaaaaaatttaaatttgccaGTGAAATGACACCTAGTATGTAgtctatattttgaattttctaaatcaaACTACTTTGCTGGAGTATTttatcgtaaatataaaaaaatatatatatcctgAAACATTGTTGTAAGCATTATATAAAGTGATCTTTGTGTTTTCAGGAGAGAATGATGGTGAAAACAGTCCGCCAAGgactcaatataaaattaaagatgaGCCAATGGATATGGATTTTCATGATGAAGAAGAGGAACCACCAGCTTTTGGGCCTGCCGCTCTTGGGTTGCATAGAGTCGGCACCAAATTGCCGCCAAAGCCAACGCCTAGTGAACCCGTGCAAAAATTGAATGCTAGAGGTATGCCTGCTCGTATCCGaaagaaaaatagatttatttttgtggaTGAATTTGTGAATACTTCACCTCCAAGGCAATCACCAAAGCGAACTCCAAAGATCCTATCTAAAACACCCAGCAAACCATCTAGTGCGAAGAAACAGAAATCACCCACAAAAGTTCAGAGAAATTCTGACAAATTTGATGATAAACCTGATACATTAGTTAATCAGTCACCTGATGCTAAATCTGGTCATAGAATAGGCATGAGATTGcgcaatttattgaaattaccCAAAGCACATAAATGggtatgttttgaatatttttatagcaacattgacaaagcattgtttgatggagaaaatgattttatgattTGCCTTAAGGAATCATTCCCCCAATTGACTAGTCGAAAATTAACTCAAACACAATGGACAAAAATCCGTAGGATGATGGGCAAACCCCGTAGGTGCTCTCAAGCTTTTTTTGCTGAAGAATGCAGGGAATTAGAAAggaagagaaaaatgataagATATGTACAACAACGAAAATCTGCAGATTTATGTGCGAAAGACTTGCCAAATGAAATCCCAATGCAGTTAGTAGTTGGGACAAAAGTTACAGCCAGATTACGGAAACCACAAGATGGCTTGTTTACTGGTTGTA is a genomic window of Manduca sexta isolate Smith_Timp_Sample1 chromosome 22, JHU_Msex_v1.0, whole genome shotgun sequence containing:
- the LOC115443935 gene encoding protein lin-9 homolog isoform X2 yields the protein MTPRENDGENSPPRTQYKIKDEPMDMDFHDEEEEPPAFGPAALGLHRVGTKLPPKPTPSEPVQKLNARGMPARIRKKNRFIFVDEFVNTSPPRQSPKRTPKILSKTPSKPSSAKKQKSPTKVQRNSDKFDDKPDTLVNQSPDAKSGHRIGMRLRNLLKLPKAHKWVCFEYFYSNIDKALFDGENDFMICLKESFPQLTSRKLTQTQWTKIRRMMGKPRRCSQAFFAEECRELERKRKMIRYVQQRKSADLCAKDLPNEIPMQLVVGTKVTARLRKPQDGLFTGCIDAVDTSNNTYRITFERPKLGTHSVPDYEVLSNEPPDTISLASISRKFRPRYVMQEILNLYETPNSNSQGDPLIGCSDIAKHMESTIGSYPFPFLELIVKLRKILNAKRGKINKLNEYNCEAEKKKSFGQRMPEDFERKYAAVVIDLERINMDLQSYINDIQQYCQQIAPGPCLAAMLAPSHLREKCREEASMLVEKNNNNSVKDSSLIDLITDLTALMLQVKSLADSDQNAYELSVLQGTMDQIKMKLKPQYQKLFQNNVEIHMHRIQMGLGQMSTNYSNST
- the LOC115443935 gene encoding protein lin-9 homolog isoform X1, which codes for MADKSERENDGENSPPRTQYKIKDEPMDMDFHDEEEEPPAFGPAALGLHRVGTKLPPKPTPSEPVQKLNARGMPARIRKKNRFIFVDEFVNTSPPRQSPKRTPKILSKTPSKPSSAKKQKSPTKVQRNSDKFDDKPDTLVNQSPDAKSGHRIGMRLRNLLKLPKAHKWVCFEYFYSNIDKALFDGENDFMICLKESFPQLTSRKLTQTQWTKIRRMMGKPRRCSQAFFAEECRELERKRKMIRYVQQRKSADLCAKDLPNEIPMQLVVGTKVTARLRKPQDGLFTGCIDAVDTSNNTYRITFERPKLGTHSVPDYEVLSNEPPDTISLASISRKFRPRYVMQEILNLYETPNSNSQGDPLIGCSDIAKHMESTIGSYPFPFLELIVKLRKILNAKRGKINKLNEYNCEAEKKKSFGQRMPEDFERKYAAVVIDLERINMDLQSYINDIQQYCQQIAPGPCLAAMLAPSHLREKCREEASMLVEKNNNNSVKDSSLIDLITDLTALMLQVKSLADSDQNAYELSVLQGTMDQIKMKLKPQYQKLFQNNVEIHMHRIQMGLGQMSTNYSNST